A window from Nocardioides mesophilus encodes these proteins:
- a CDS encoding ferredoxin reductase, with translation MSWLLGTVREVREETAQARTLVLDVPGWPGHRAGQHVDVRLTAADGYTAVRSYSVASAAGADVELTVVEVDGGEVSPYLVRSLAVGTVLELRGPLGGWFVWHPDGGQPVQLVAGGSGVVPLMAMLRTRERLRDSTPMRLLYSVRDPDAALYTAELERLGRAAAGPQVRCFWTRRPPTGAPRRARLGAADLAAATWEPALVPTVFVCGPTGFVEAVTGLLVGLGHEPGRIRTERFGGGGEP, from the coding sequence GTGAGCTGGCTGCTCGGCACGGTCCGGGAGGTCCGCGAGGAGACGGCCCAGGCGCGGACCCTCGTGCTCGACGTGCCCGGCTGGCCCGGTCACCGCGCCGGCCAGCACGTCGACGTACGCCTCACCGCGGCCGACGGCTACACCGCGGTCCGGTCCTACTCGGTGGCGTCGGCGGCCGGCGCCGACGTGGAGCTCACGGTCGTCGAGGTCGACGGCGGCGAGGTGTCGCCGTACCTCGTGCGAAGCCTCGCGGTCGGCACCGTCCTAGAGCTGCGCGGACCCCTGGGAGGGTGGTTCGTCTGGCACCCGGACGGCGGGCAGCCGGTCCAGCTCGTGGCCGGCGGCAGCGGCGTGGTGCCGTTGATGGCGATGCTGCGCACCCGCGAACGGCTCCGGGACAGCACGCCGATGCGGCTGCTGTACTCCGTGCGCGACCCGGACGCGGCGCTCTACACCGCCGAGCTGGAGCGGCTCGGCAGAGCCGCCGCCGGCCCGCAGGTCCGGTGCTTCTGGACCCGGCGACCGCCCACCGGGGCGCCGAGGCGGGCCCGGCTGGGGGCCGCCGACCTGGCCGCCGCGACCTGGGAGCCGGCCCTGGTGCCGACGGTCTTCGTCTGCGGGCCCACCGGCTTCGTCGAGGCGGTCACCGGCCTGCTCGTCGGGCTCGGCCACGAGCCGGGCCGGATCCGCACCGAGCGGTTCGGAGGAGGTGGGGAACCATGA
- a CDS encoding ATP-grasp domain-containing protein — protein MTEVLLVTCSALPDGEVGGGLLLEALAARGVSARWTVWDDPAQRWDEAGVVAVRSTWDYEHRHQEFLGWADSVGPALLNGAAAFAWNTDKSYLVQLAEAGLPVVPTVVVEDRSGLAPAIAAFGRSVVKPRVGAGGRGVLVVDPAPAAGPGVEPASGLAPGPWVVQPLVESVRTEGETSVFVLGGQVVAQVQKRPAGGEIRVHEEYGGASVPVPVSTEAAALAGEAVETAQRLLGVPLAYARADLMRLPGGELVLSELEVTEPGLYLDLVPQLAEAFADLVANALGDTGPHT, from the coding sequence ATGACCGAGGTGCTGCTGGTGACCTGCTCCGCGCTGCCCGACGGCGAGGTCGGCGGCGGGCTGCTCCTCGAGGCGCTGGCCGCGCGGGGCGTCTCGGCGCGATGGACCGTCTGGGACGACCCGGCGCAGCGGTGGGATGAGGCCGGCGTCGTCGCGGTGCGCAGCACGTGGGACTACGAGCACCGGCACCAGGAGTTCCTCGGCTGGGCGGACTCGGTGGGGCCGGCCCTGCTCAACGGCGCCGCGGCCTTCGCCTGGAACACCGACAAGTCCTACCTCGTGCAGCTGGCCGAGGCCGGCCTGCCCGTCGTGCCCACCGTCGTGGTCGAGGACCGCAGCGGGCTGGCGCCGGCGATCGCCGCGTTCGGGCGCTCCGTGGTCAAGCCACGCGTCGGTGCCGGTGGTCGCGGGGTCCTGGTGGTCGACCCCGCGCCCGCAGCCGGTCCGGGCGTCGAGCCCGCGTCCGGGCTCGCGCCGGGCCCCTGGGTGGTGCAGCCGCTGGTGGAGTCGGTCCGCACCGAGGGGGAGACCTCGGTGTTCGTGCTGGGCGGTCAGGTCGTCGCGCAGGTGCAGAAGCGGCCGGCCGGCGGGGAGATCCGGGTGCACGAGGAGTACGGCGGTGCCTCCGTCCCGGTCCCGGTGAGCACTGAGGCCGCCGCCCTGGCCGGCGAGGCGGTGGAGACGGCGCAGCGGCTGCTCGGCGTACCGCTGGCCTATGCGCGGGCCGACCTGATGCGGCTCCCGGGCGGCGAGCTGGTGCTCAGCGAGCTGGAGGTGACCGAGCCGGGGCTCTACCTCGACCTGGTGCCGCAGCTGGCGGAGGCGTTCGCGGACCTGGTCGCGAACGCGCTCGGGGACACCGGCCCGCACACGTAA
- a CDS encoding DUF6510 family protein — MSGEHEPLDGNAAAGTLAEAFGVDLTAARGECLGCGARAPLAATVAYRHGEDWVLRCRGCDAVLLRVVRAPDRVWVELGGLRSLRLPASPERSAPR; from the coding sequence ATGAGCGGCGAGCACGAGCCCCTGGACGGCAACGCCGCGGCAGGGACGCTGGCCGAGGCGTTCGGCGTCGACCTCACCGCGGCCCGCGGGGAGTGCCTCGGCTGCGGCGCCCGGGCACCGCTCGCGGCCACGGTGGCCTACCGGCACGGGGAGGACTGGGTGCTGCGCTGTCGCGGGTGCGACGCCGTGCTGCTCCGGGTGGTGCGCGCCCCGGACCGGGTCTGGGTCGAGCTGGGCGGCCTGCGCTCGCTGCGGCTGCCCGCGTCCCCGGAGCGGTCGGCGCCTCGATAG